In Gordonia sp. SL306, the genomic window GCAGCCTGCCGGACGGTACCGAGATGCAGCCGGGCGAGATCCCCGATGGAGTGCTGTATTACATGGGAATCTTCGAATTCGACGACGAGCTGGTGCATTTCGCGCAGCGTGAGGATTCCGAGGGCCGCCGAACACAGTTCGAGGGCGAGATCGTGCACCGCCTGGCCGATGGTGGCTCGTCGTCGCCGATCATCGACGTCGACCACGATCTCAAGTTCCGCGACGACCTGCGCGTGATCAGTGGTGGAACCTTCGACGTCCACCGTGACGACCGGACCACCAGCTCCATCGAGGTGACGCCGATCTGCGACTTCTGGCCGGGTCTGGCCGGGTATCAGGAGTTCCGTGGCTACGCGTCGGGGTACTGGCGTGGAACGGATTTCATCGATGGATTCACCATCGACGCGAGTGATGCCGAGGCGATCCGTCCGGTCAGTTTCGTCAGTGAGACGCTATGCGAGGTGCAGATGGACGGCACAGTGGGACACGGGCTCGTCGAGATGGTGTTCGTCGGTGCCTATCCGCGCTACGGCTACACGGGCTGGTGACGACGTGACGGTTTCGCGCGCCGCGCGCATCGCGGCCGACCTCCTCCCGGAGGCGCTCGAACCGATTGTTCGCCGACGTGTTCGGGGTGCTGGGCGGGCCGTGATCGAGAACTGGCGACCGGCGGCACAAGGTTATTCCACGGAGACCTACCTCTTCGATCTCGTCGGAGTCGACGATGGCGACGACGATTCGGTCGGACTGGTCTTCCGGAGGCCTCCCGAACGTCCGGTCCTGCCGGATTTCGACTTGCGTCGGCAGTATCTGACGATGGACCGTCTCCGCGCCACCGACGTCCCCGTCCCCACGATGCGCTGGATCGATGCGCCTGGAACCGACCTGGGGACACCGTACTTCGTGATGGACCGCATCGACGACGCCGTGACCGTCAGCGATGTGCCGCCTTATCACCAGGCAGGCATCTTCGCCGACGCGGACGCGGCGGGCCGGGCCGAATTGTGGAGCGGCTGCGTCGATGTGATCGCGTCACTTCGCGCGGTGGATCCGGCAGCTCGGCGCCTCGGCTTCTTGGACCTTCGTGCATTCGGATCGTCGGCGCCACAACGGCTGGCGGGGTTCCTCAGGTATGCGATCGAGTGGGCAAGCGGATCGACGGCGCCGCGCAAGGAGTTCATCGACGCCCTCGACTGGCTGGACGGGCATCTGTACGAGCCCGAGCACGTCGGGCTCTGCTGGGGCGACAGCAGGATGTCGAATGTGCTCTACAACAACGAGTTCGACGTGGTCGCGGCGCTGGACTGGGAGATCGCCTACCTCGGCGACCCGGCCGGTGATCTCGCGTGGATGCTGACCACCGACTGGATCAGCAGCCCGTTTCCCGACCACGCCCCGGCCCCGGGCACGCCGTCGACCGAAGAGACCCTGGACCGCTATCGGCGGCGTACAGGGCTGCGCCTGGACCACATGAGGTTCGCCCATGTGGCCGCCGGACTGTTGCTGGCCGTTCCTCTCCTGCGCCTCAACGAGATCCTGGACCTCGGGGACGTCGACCTCGCGGAGATCTGCATCGAACGACTCGATCACGTCTTCGGTGACCGGCTAGTCTGATCAGGACAGGACCAGACTCCGCTTGGCCAATCCCATCCAGAACCCGTCGATCGCCTGATCGGGCTTCTGCTCGACGTCGCTGCTCGCACCGAGTGCGACGAAGAGCGGGGAGAAGTGCTCGATGGTCGGGTGCGCATAGGGCATGCCGGGGGCGCGATTGCGGAAGTCGATGAGCGACTCGACATCTCCCGCTGCGAAACGCTCCTGGGCCCAGGTGTCGAACTCCGCAGACCACCCCGGCGGGGTGGCTTCGGGCGTCGGGTCGGTCAGGTAGGGGAGGCCGTGGGTGGTGAAGCCCGAACCGATGATCAACACACCCTCCTCCCGCAGCGGTGCCAGACGACGACCGAGATCGAGCAAACGTTCCGGGTCGAGCGTCGGCAGGGAGACCTGCAGAACCGGGATGTCGGCGTCGGGGTACATCACCGTCAGCGGGACGTACGCGCCGTGGTCGAGGCGGCGACCCCGGTCGTGGGCGATGGGCTCGCCGTCGGGCATCATGGCCGCGACCCGGGTGGCGAGGCTGTCGGCGCCCGGGGACCAGTAGGTGGTCTGGTAGTACCGATCGGGAAAGCCCCAGAAGTCGTAGGTGAGCGCGGTTGTCGGGTCGGTCGACCCTATGGTCAGCGGCGCCGCCTCCCAGTGCGCTGAGACCACGAGAATCGCCGACGGCCGGTCGAGACGCCCCGCGAGTGCGGTCAATTGATTCACCCAGCGTTCGCTGTCGACCAACGGCGGTGCGCCGTGGCTCAGGAAGAGCGCGGGTTGAAGTGACGTCTCCTCTGACATGGTCATATCCTACTCAACTGGACCACGGTCCGTTTGATTCCGAGCAGGTGCCACTCGCTCGCGAGCAGCACCGTCGATCCGGCATCATCGACCGCATGGTCTCCATCCGTCCCGCCGTATCGGCCGACTGCGCCACGGTCTCCGACATCTACCGGCATTACGTCGAGCACACGTTTGCGACCTTCGACTACGAGGCGCCGACCCGGGACGCCTGGGAGGCCAAGCTCGCCGCGATCGCCGCGGCCGGGCGCCCGTTCCTGGTGGCAGAGGACGAAGGGGCGGTCCTGGGGTTCGCCTACCTCGGATCCTTTCGAGACAAGCGTGCATACGCCTGGACCGCCGAGGACACGATCTACCTGAACCCCGAAGCCGGCGGTCGGGGGATCGGATCGGCGTTGCTGGGCGCCCTCCTCGAGGCGGCCGACCCGGACAACGTGCGGCAGGTCATCGCGGTGATCGCGGCCACCGGTGGTGAGGCGTCGATCGCCTTGCACCTCAAACACGGCTTCACCGAGGTCGGCCGGACACCCTCCGTGGGGTACAAGTTCGACCAGTGGATCGACTGCGTATATCTGCAGCGCCCGCTGCGCTGATCCGTCGTCGCACCCACAAACTAGAATCGTTGGAGTGTCATCTACCCCCGCCCTACACGGGCTCGCCGCGGTCACATGTTCGGACAAGGCGATCGCGGATCTGGTGGGGCGGCGAGGCCAGGAGCGTCTCGACATCAGCGCGCCCGATTCGGCCCGGCCGTTCGTGGTGGCCTGCCTCGCGGGCGCCGCGGCGACCGAGACCTCGGCCGCTCCTCTACTGGTGGTCTCCGCCAACGGGCGCGAGGCAGACGATCTGACGGCCGAGCTGGCCGAACTCCTCGACGACCCGGCCGCGGTCGCCCAGTTCCCGTCCTGGGAGACCCTGCCGCACGAGCGACTGTCACCGAGCGCGGACACGGTCGGCCAGCGTCTGGCCGTCCTGCATCGACTGGCCAACCCCGGGGAGGGCACCGCCCTGCGGGTGGTGGTCACCACGGTGCGTTCGCTGGTCCAGCCGATGGCCCCCGGCTTGGGTGAGACCCGCACCATCACGCTGCGCGAAGGCATCGAGATCGATTTCGAGGGTCTGCTGAACGACCTCGTCGAGATGGCCTACGAGCGCGTGGACATGGTGGGTCGGCGTGGCGAGTTCGCCGTCCGCGGCGGCATCCTCGACGTCTTCCCGACGACGGCCGACTTCCCGGTAAGGGTCGAGTTCTGGGGCGACGAGATCTCCGAGATCCGGGCTTTCTCGGTGGCGGACCAGCGTAGTCAGCCCGAGATCGACGCATCGGTGGTTCGCATCCATCCGGGTCGCGAGCTGATCCTGACGCCCGAGGTCCGTGCACGGGCAGCCGACCTGGCGGCCGAGCACGCGGGCGAACAGGTGCTCGCGGAGATGCTGACGAAGCTGGCCGAAGGCATCCCCGTCGAAGGCATGGAAGCCCTGATCCCGATGCTCGTCGAGGGTCGGATGCAGATGCTGACACAGGTGTTCCCGGACGGGACCGGTGTGCTGTTGCTGGACCCGGAGAAGGTCCGCACCCGCGCAGCGGATCTCGCGCAGACTGGTGCGGAGTTCCTGGAGGCGTCGTGGACGGCCGCGGCGCTGGGGGCGGCCGCCCCCGTCGACGGCCGTTCGGCCGACGGTTCGGGTATCGACCTGCAGGCGAGCTCGTATCGATCCCTCGACGAGGTCGAGAAGACGACGCTGGCCGCCGGTCGTTCCTGGTGGACGATGAGCCCGCTCTCGACCGGGAGCGGCGACGAGATCGAACTCGACCTGACCGCGGGACCGACCCCACGTGGCAACGAGGCAGACATCGCCGCCACCTTCGCGAATCTCCGCGCGCATGTCACCACCGGTGGTATCGCGGCCGTCGTCGTGGCGGGCAAGGGAACCGCGCAGCGGGTCGGCGAGCGACTGGCCGAGGCCGAGGTGCCCGCCGAGATCGTCGAACCCGGTGTCCAACCCCAGCCGGGGCAGGTCTCGGTGTTCCACGGGACGCTGCGCAGCGGTGTGGTGTGTCCCGATGCGCGGCTGGTGATCGTCACCGAGACCGACCTGACCGGCAACCGGGTGGCCGGCGTGCGTGACGGCCGACGGCTGCCGGCCAAGCGTCGCAACCAGGTCGACCCGTTGGCCCTGACCGCCGGGGACATGGTGGTGCACGACCAGCACGGCATCGGCAAGTTCGTCGAGATGATCGAGCGAACCGTGTCCGGGGCGCGGCGGGAGTACCTGGTCCTCGAGTACGCGGCGAGCAAGCGCGGTCAACCGGGTGATCGGCTCTATGTACCGATGGACGCGCTCGACCAGTTGTCGCGGTATGTCGGTGGCGAACAGCCGTCGTTGTCGAAGTTGGGTGGCTCCGACTGGCAGAACACCAAACGCAAAGCGCGCAAGGCGGTTCGGGAGATCGCCGGTGAGCTCGTGCAGCTCTACGCCGCCCGCCACGCGGCCCCTGGGTACGCCTACAGCCCGGACACGCCGTGGCAGCGCGAGATGGAGGACGCCTTCGACTTCACCGAGACGATGGATCAGCTCACGGTGATCGCCGAGGTGAAGTCGGACATGGAGCGAGCGGTCCCGATGGACCGCGTGATCGTCGGCGACGTCGGCTACGGGAAGACCGAGATCGCTGTCCGGGCGGCCTTCAAGGCGGTCCAGGACGGCAAGCAGGTCGCCGTCCTGGTGCCGACAACCATTCTTGCGCAACAACACCTGCAGACGTTCACCGAACGGATGAGTGAGTTCCCGGTGCGCGTCCGCGGTCTGTCGCGATTCACCGACACCAAGGAGTCGAAGGAGATCATCGACGCGATGGCGACCGGCGATGTCGACATCGTCATCGGGACCCACCGGCTCCTCCAGACCGGGGTGACGTGGAAGGACCTCGGTCTGGTGATCGTCGACGAGGAGCAGCGGTTCGGCGTCGAGCACAAGGAACACATCAAGTCGTTGCGCACGCATGTCGACGTGCTGACGATGTCGGCGACCCCGATCCCGCGAACCCTGGAGATGTCGATGGCAGGCATCCGGGAGATGTCGACAATCCTCACCCCGCCGGAGGAGCGACATCCCGTCCTCACCTACGTCGGCGGGTACGCGGCCAAACAGGTCGGTGCCGCGATCCGACGGGAGCTGCTCCGCGACGGCCAGGTCTTCTACGTGCACAACCGCGTCTCGACCATCGACAAGACCGCTCGGGACATCGCCCAGATGGTCCCCGAGGCGCGGGTCGTGGTGGCCCACGGTCAGATGAACGAGGATCAGCTCGAACGCACGGTCGCCGGGTTCTGGAACCGCGAGTACGACGTCCTGGTCTGCACCACGATCATCGAGACCGGTCTCGACATCTCGAACGCCAACACCCTCATCGTCGATCGCGCGGAGAATCTGGGTCTGTCGCAGCTGCACCAGCTGCGCGGACGTGTCGGTCGCAGCCGGGAGCGTGGGTACGCCTACCTGCTCTACAGCCCCGAGCGTCCGCTCACCGAGACCGCGTACGACCGCCTTGCCACGATCGCGCAGAACAACGAGCTCGGCGCGGGCATGGCGGTGGCGCTCAAGGACCTCGAATTACGTGGTGCGGGAAATGTTCTGGGTGCCGAGCAGTCCGGACACGTGGCGGGCGTCGGGTTCGACCTCTACGTGCGACTGGTCGGCGAGGCCGTCGAGGCCTACCGCGCCGCCGCCGACGGCAAGCCGGTGTCGACAAGCGAACCCGCTGAGGTTCGGATCGACCTGCCCGTGGATGCCCACATCCCCGTCGAGTACGTCGACTCCGACCGTCTGCGCCTGGAGGCCTACCGGAAGCTCGCGTCGGCGACCGACGACGCGGCCGTCGACAGTGTCCTGGCCGAACTCGCCGACCGCTACGGCGAACCGCCCGAGGAGACCGGCCGGCTCGCGGCGATCGCTCGGCTGCGTCTGCGCTGCCGGGAGCGGGGGGTCACGGAGATCGGCCTGGCCGGTACGGGCATGAAGATCGCGCCGATGACCCTGCTCGACAGCGAACAGGTCCGGCTCAAACGGCTCTACCCGGCGGCCGGGTACCGCGCCACCACGTCGGTCATCACCTTGCCGATCCCGCGGACCGGAGGTGTCGGGTCGGCCCGCCTGCGCGACGAGGAGGTCATCGACTACGTCAACGGCTTCTTGCTGGCCCTTCGGCCGCAGCCCGACTGAAAGCCCGTCGAGGGCACCCGATTTCTCGTCGAGAGCACCGACACACGTCGTCGACTCTGCCGGTGTGGCCACCCACCTGGCTCGTCCTGGGTTACGGTCGTGACACCCGCAGCCCGACCCGGAGGATGACTCGATGACCGTCGTGCTACTCGATCCCCTTCGCCATGACGTGATCCCGTTGCGTGCCATCCCTCTGCTGTCCGGTCCGCTCGTCATCACCGAGGACATCCATCCGTCGACGCTGTGGGAATTGGGCAAGACGTCGGCGTCCTGGGCCGAGGTGGACGATCCGGAGTCGACGCTGCTCACGAGCGACCGGACGCACCGGTTCGTCCGCGCCCGGCTCGAGCGCGGCGACGACCTGATCGCCGCCCGGGGGGTTCCCGGCGATGCATTGCTCGCGGCTGTCGCGCTGATGGACACCCTCCGACGAACCGGACCGTGGGAGAGCACCCAGACGCACGCCACACTGCGCCGGTACCTGCTCGAAGAATGCTATGAACTGCTCGATGCGATCGACGACGACGATCCCGAGCTGCTACGCGAGGAACTGGGAGACCTGTTGCTCCAGGTGTTGTTCCACGCCCGGATCGCCGCCGACGATCCCGACCATCCGTTCGACATCGACGATGTCGCCCAGAGTTTCACCGACAAGGTGACCGGCCGCACGCCGGGCATCCTGTCGGGTGCTCATGCCGACCTCGAGACGCAGATCCGGGAATGGGAAGAGCGTAAGGCGGCCGAGAAGAACCGCGGATCGGTTTTCGACGGGGTCGCCACGACGGCGCCGGCGCTGGCCCTGACGCAGAAGGTCCTGGAACGGCTGTCGGCCGCCGACTTTCCGCTCGACACCATCGATCCGGAGATCACGTCGGTCGCCGTCGAACCCGGGGGTGACAGCGTCGAAGAGCTGGCACGACAACGAGTCCGGGCGTTCATGGCGCACGTCCGTGACGTCGAGAAACGTGCGGATGCCGACGGGGGAGCGCCGAGCACTCGTGCGGCGTGGCTCGCGGCGCTGGCCCCCGTTGCTGTCGACGAAGAACCTGGTGCTGTCGACGAAGATCCCGTTGCCGTCGGCGAGAACCACGTTGCTGTCGGCGAGGAATCGCGGGCTCAGCCGAACAGTCCCTGACCCCACCACTCGCCGGGTCGCAAGCCCGGCGGTACCGCGAACACCGACGACCCGTTGGGGATCAGGTACTCGGTCATCGCGTCCTTGCGGGACAACACCTGCTGCATCGGCACGAATTGCTTTCCGGTGTCCCGGTTGAACGCGATGAAGAACAGCCCGGCGTCGAGGTGACCGAATCCGTCGGAGCCGTCGGTGAAGTTGTAGCCCCGACGCAGGATCTGGACCCCGCCGAGGTTGTCGGGATGGGCGAGCCTGACATGTGCGGTGCGGGGGATCATCGGTGCGCCGTACGACGTGACGTCGAAGTCCGGGGCGTCGAACTCGTTTTGTTGACCCAACGGTGCGCCGGAGCCCTTCAACCGCCCGACGATCTGTTCCTGCTCCAGCAGGTTGGCGCGATCCCACGGCTCGATGTCCATCCGGATGCGGCGTGCGACGAGGTAGGTGCCGCCGGTCATCCACTGGGCGTTCGCGGGGTTGTCCTCCTTCGTCACCCACACCCAGCGGTCGAGCAGATCGGTGTCCTCGGCCCGGAGGTTCGCGGTTCCGTCCTTGAAGCCGAACATGTTGCGCGGCGTTTCCTGGGACTGGGTGGTCGACGACGTGCGGCCGAATCCCAGCTGCGACCAGCGGACCGCCACCACACCAAGACCCATCCGGGCCAGGTTCCGGATGGCGTGCACGGCGACCTGCGGGTCGTCGGCGCAGGCCTGAACGCAGATGTCACCGAACGAACGGGACGATTCGATCTTCTCGGCGGCGAACGCCGGCAGGTCGACCAGCGCGGGCGGTTTGCGATCCGCGATGCCGAATCGATCGCGACGATCGGGATCGGATGCACTCGGCCCGAACATCCCGGGGCCGAAACCGATGGTGAGCGTGAGATTGGCGGCGTCGAGACCGAGCGCTTCCCCGGTGTCGGCGGGCGGTGTGTAATCGCCGAGTCCGACGGCGCCGTCGGGAGCGGTCTGTTCGCCCCTGGTCATGCGCTCGGCCGCGACGGTCCACTTCTGGAGCATCGCGACCAGATCCGATCGCGAGTCGGTGATCACGTCGAAACTGGCGAAGTGCAGGCGGTCCTGTGCTGCCGTGATGATCCCGGACTGACGTTCGCCCCGGAAGGCGACGACCTGCGTCCCGCTGGTGTCCTCGGCCGCGGTGGCCCGGCCGATCGCACCACCCGCGGCGGCGGCGACCACCCCGACGCCGGCACCCCCCAACAGTGCTCGACGCGAGATGCGTTGGCGTCCTGTGGGTTCGGCCGGCGGCGGGGTGTTCTCCGACATTTATCCCAGCACCAGCCCCGGGACCTGCGACAGTGACGCCGAGAGCGCGTCGATCTTGTTGGACAAGTCCTTGCGCTGCTCGGCGGTGACCTGGGTGTAGGTGACGTAGCCGTCGCCGTCACGGTACTGGTTGATGGCGGTGCGGACATCGGCGAACTGGGCGGTGATCTTGTCCATCAGCGCTTGGTCCTTGGCCGAGATCATCGGCTGCATCTCCGCGATCAGGGTCTCGGCACCATCGACGTTGGCGGCGAAGTCCCACAGGTCGGTGTGGGAGTAGCGATCCTCTTCACCGCCGACCTTGGTGGCGGCGATCTCGTCGATCAACGCCTGCGGTCCCTGCACGAACTGGCGTGTCTCGAAGGTGAAGTCGGGCTTGTTGACCTCGGTCTTGAGCTTGTTGACGTTGGCCAGCAGTTCGTCGGCGGCCTTGTCGATATCGGCCTTGTTGTCGGTCGCCTTCGCGTTGGCGGCATCGGCCGGGGCGATCTGCCCGGGTGCCTCGCCGACCTCGGCCTGCTGCGGCGGCCACAGGGCCCGCTCGACGCGGTGGAAGCCGGTGAACGGCTGCGAACCGTCCTCGGTGTCGTCCCAGCGCATGTCGATGGCCGGGTCGAGATCGGGGAAAGACTCCGCGACGGGCTCGATCCGCTCGTAGAAGGTGCGCACCTGACCGAACATGGCCTTGGCCTGGTCGAGTTCACCCGCCTTGACGTGGTCGACGAAGATCTGCGCCTGCGCCGACAGTCCGTTGACCTGGCCGCGCACATAGTCGAGGTAGCGCGCCTTGGCGGCGTTGACGTCGGCGGGAACCTCCTCCTTGGCCTTCTTCTCGCCGGTCACCGAGATCTCCTTGCGGATGCCGGTGCCGACCATGCCGGGCTTGCAGGCCACCGTGTAGGTGCCCGGATCGGTGACCTCGACGGTCAGATTCCCCGACAGGCCCGGCCCGATGTTCTCCACCTCGCCGAGAACCCGGTTGTTGTTGCCGTAGAGATAGAACTCGGTGACCTTGGAGCCGTTGTTGGCGACCTTGAAGTTCACGTCGCCGGTCGGGGCCTCGGTGCTGTCGAGTTCGCAGCCGTCGTTGGTCGAGGTGACCGCGATCGCCCCGTTCTCACTGTCCTTGGAGGTGCAGCCGGCCAACAGGATCGGCGCGGCGACCGCCAGCGACAGCAACGCGATGGGAGTGGTGATTCTCGGATTCACCTGTGTTCCTTTCAGGTACCGGCGTCTGTGGCTGCCGGGGCTTGCGAGGTGGAACCGTCATCGGTCGGGGCCGGTGGCCGCTGCCGGTTCGCGCGGAGGAAGAAGTAGAGGACGATCGCCACGTACAGGCACCACGCCACCACCTGCAGGACGGTCGGATCGGGGCGGACGTTGAAGATGCCGGCCAGCACGGTGCCATACCATGACGACTGGTCGTAGTGCTCGGAGATGTCGAACGCCAGCGTGCTGCCGCCGGGGAGCCATCCGACGGTCTGCAGGGCCCGCACCCCGTAGGACAAGATGCCGGCGGCGACGAAGATCAAGAAGATCCCGGTGTAGAGGAAGAACTTGTGGAAGTTCAGTCGCACCGCACCGCGATAGAGCAGCACGGTCACCACGATCGCGACCACGATGCCCAGTAACAAACCCAGCAACGGCCACAAACTGCCCGACACGCTCTCGGCGTAACCGACCATCAACAGCGCGGTCTCAAATCCTTCACGCCCGACGGCCAGGAACGCCAAGCCCATCACCGATACACCACCGGTGAGCAACGCATGCGACATCCCCGATTTCAGGTCCGTCGAGATGTGGGCGGCGGCCTTGCTCATCCACAACACCATGAACGTCACGATCACCACCGCGACCAGCGACGCCAACCCGGCAATCAACTCCGCGGTCAAAGTGGTGACCGTTGAGGTACCCAGATGGATGATCAGAAAGATCACGATGACCATCGCGACCGCGGCCGAGACCCCGGCCCAGATCCACTTCAACGCGTCCCGACGATCCGCCTTCACGACGAACGCCACCAAGATCATCACCACGATGCCCGTTTCGAGGCCTTCGCGAAGTCCGATGAGTCCGCTGCCGAACATCTGCGCGAAAATCGAGGGCGCGCCACCCGCGGCCAAATGCGTCATGCCGGACTTTCTGCGACTGATTCACACTGGTGATCAGGTTTGGTGAGGCTAACCACGTGACAGTAGCCTCGCGGCGCGGGAACCGAAAGGGGTACCCCGCAGTTGTCATGGAGAACGGGACAAACGACTCAGAAGGAGATGCAGTGAGGGGGCGCATGAGTGTGTGGCGTGGGGCCGGTCGCCGGCTGGTTCTGGCTCCGCTGATGATCGGCGCGACCGCGCTCGTCGCCTCCGCGTGCCTCGATCTGCCCTCACTGAACCGTCCCGACATCCCGGACGGCATCCCGCCGGGTCCTGGCGCGCCGACCCCGTATATCGACGTCAACGCGCCGGGCCGGACCGCCGAGTTGCTCCGTGGCTGGGCAGGCCCGATCTCGGACTCCACCGGCATCCCGCTGATCGCGCTCGAGGCATACGGCAACGCCGCCGAGATCCAGCGTCAGCAGCACCCCGAATGCGGACTCGCGTGGACGACGCTGGCCGGGGTGGCAGCGGTGGAGAGCAAGCACGGCACCCACCACGGGACCGACATCGCGGCCAACGGTGACACCGCGCCGCCGATTCGTGGTGTGGCCCTCGACGGCACCAAGGGCAACATGCAGATCCACGACACCGATGGCGGAAAGCTGGACGGTGATCCCACGCATGATCGCGCGATGGGACCGTTCCAGTTCATCCCGGAGACGTGGAAACGCTATGGAGTGGATGCCAACGGCGACGGAAGGGCCGATCCCGACAACATCGACGACGCCGCGCTGTCGGCCGCACGGTATCTCTGCGTGTCCTCGGGTGGTGACATGACCACACCTGAAGGCTGGGAGGATGCAGTGAAGGTCTACAACAACTCGATGAAGTACGTCCTCGATGTCCGGGACCGCGCCAACGCCTACTCGGTCAACGTCCGATACTGAGGCCCCGCGCCGGGTCCCTCCCTTGTCACGTGCGTCCACCGGCCAACGATTAGGCTTTGACGCGTACCCGTCGGCGTTGAAGTGGCGTCGACCCCGTCGACCATAAAGGGGCACAGCTGTGGCAATGATCGAGCAGGTCGGTGCACGCGAGATTCTCGATTCGCGGGGCAATCCGACCGTCGAGGTCGAAGTGGTTCTCGACGACGGCACCTTCACCCGCGCGGCGGTCCCCTCCGGAGCTTCGACCGGTGAGCACGAGGCCGTCGAATTGCGAGATGGCGGTGAGCGTTACGGCGGCAAGGGCGTGACCAAGGCCGTCGAGGGTGTGCTGGGCGAGTTGGCACCTGCGGTCATCGGTCTGGAGGCCGAGGACCAGCGCCTGGTCGATCAGGCGCTCCTCGACTGCGACGGCACCCCCGACAAGGGGCGACTGGGCGCGAACGCGATCCTCGGTGTGTCACTCGCCGTGGCCAAGGGCGCCGCGGAGTCGGCGGGTCTGCCGCTGTTCCGCTACCTCGGCGGCCCGAATGCTCACATCCTGCCTGTCC contains:
- a CDS encoding phosphotransferase family protein: MTVSRAARIAADLLPEALEPIVRRRVRGAGRAVIENWRPAAQGYSTETYLFDLVGVDDGDDDSVGLVFRRPPERPVLPDFDLRRQYLTMDRLRATDVPVPTMRWIDAPGTDLGTPYFVMDRIDDAVTVSDVPPYHQAGIFADADAAGRAELWSGCVDVIASLRAVDPAARRLGFLDLRAFGSSAPQRLAGFLRYAIEWASGSTAPRKEFIDALDWLDGHLYEPEHVGLCWGDSRMSNVLYNNEFDVVAALDWEIAYLGDPAGDLAWMLTTDWISSPFPDHAPAPGTPSTEETLDRYRRRTGLRLDHMRFAHVAAGLLLAVPLLRLNEILDLGDVDLAEICIERLDHVFGDRLV
- a CDS encoding dioxygenase; the protein is MTMSEETSLQPALFLSHGAPPLVDSERWVNQLTALAGRLDRPSAILVVSAHWEAAPLTIGSTDPTTALTYDFWGFPDRYYQTTYWSPGADSLATRVAAMMPDGEPIAHDRGRRLDHGAYVPLTVMYPDADIPVLQVSLPTLDPERLLDLGRRLAPLREEGVLIIGSGFTTHGLPYLTDPTPEATPPGWSAEFDTWAQERFAAGDVESLIDFRNRAPGMPYAHPTIEHFSPLFVALGASSDVEQKPDQAIDGFWMGLAKRSLVLS
- a CDS encoding GNAT family N-acetyltransferase gives rise to the protein MVSIRPAVSADCATVSDIYRHYVEHTFATFDYEAPTRDAWEAKLAAIAAAGRPFLVAEDEGAVLGFAYLGSFRDKRAYAWTAEDTIYLNPEAGGRGIGSALLGALLEAADPDNVRQVIAVIAATGGEASIALHLKHGFTEVGRTPSVGYKFDQWIDCVYLQRPLR
- the mfd gene encoding transcription-repair coupling factor: MSSTPALHGLAAVTCSDKAIADLVGRRGQERLDISAPDSARPFVVACLAGAAATETSAAPLLVVSANGREADDLTAELAELLDDPAAVAQFPSWETLPHERLSPSADTVGQRLAVLHRLANPGEGTALRVVVTTVRSLVQPMAPGLGETRTITLREGIEIDFEGLLNDLVEMAYERVDMVGRRGEFAVRGGILDVFPTTADFPVRVEFWGDEISEIRAFSVADQRSQPEIDASVVRIHPGRELILTPEVRARAADLAAEHAGEQVLAEMLTKLAEGIPVEGMEALIPMLVEGRMQMLTQVFPDGTGVLLLDPEKVRTRAADLAQTGAEFLEASWTAAALGAAAPVDGRSADGSGIDLQASSYRSLDEVEKTTLAAGRSWWTMSPLSTGSGDEIELDLTAGPTPRGNEADIAATFANLRAHVTTGGIAAVVVAGKGTAQRVGERLAEAEVPAEIVEPGVQPQPGQVSVFHGTLRSGVVCPDARLVIVTETDLTGNRVAGVRDGRRLPAKRRNQVDPLALTAGDMVVHDQHGIGKFVEMIERTVSGARREYLVLEYAASKRGQPGDRLYVPMDALDQLSRYVGGEQPSLSKLGGSDWQNTKRKARKAVREIAGELVQLYAARHAAPGYAYSPDTPWQREMEDAFDFTETMDQLTVIAEVKSDMERAVPMDRVIVGDVGYGKTEIAVRAAFKAVQDGKQVAVLVPTTILAQQHLQTFTERMSEFPVRVRGLSRFTDTKESKEIIDAMATGDVDIVIGTHRLLQTGVTWKDLGLVIVDEEQRFGVEHKEHIKSLRTHVDVLTMSATPIPRTLEMSMAGIREMSTILTPPEERHPVLTYVGGYAAKQVGAAIRRELLRDGQVFYVHNRVSTIDKTARDIAQMVPEARVVVAHGQMNEDQLERTVAGFWNREYDVLVCTTIIETGLDISNANTLIVDRAENLGLSQLHQLRGRVGRSRERGYAYLLYSPERPLTETAYDRLATIAQNNELGAGMAVALKDLELRGAGNVLGAEQSGHVAGVGFDLYVRLVGEAVEAYRAAADGKPVSTSEPAEVRIDLPVDAHIPVEYVDSDRLRLEAYRKLASATDDAAVDSVLAELADRYGEPPEETGRLAAIARLRLRCRERGVTEIGLAGTGMKIAPMTLLDSEQVRLKRLYPAAGYRATTSVITLPIPRTGGVGSARLRDEEVIDYVNGFLLALRPQPD
- a CDS encoding MazG family protein yields the protein MTVVLLDPLRHDVIPLRAIPLLSGPLVITEDIHPSTLWELGKTSASWAEVDDPESTLLTSDRTHRFVRARLERGDDLIAARGVPGDALLAAVALMDTLRRTGPWESTQTHATLRRYLLEECYELLDAIDDDDPELLREELGDLLLQVLFHARIAADDPDHPFDIDDVAQSFTDKVTGRTPGILSGAHADLETQIREWEERKAAEKNRGSVFDGVATTAPALALTQKVLERLSAADFPLDTIDPEITSVAVEPGGDSVEELARQRVRAFMAHVRDVEKRADADGGAPSTRAAWLAALAPVAVDEEPGAVDEDPVAVGENHVAVGEESRAQPNSP
- the efeB gene encoding iron uptake transporter deferrochelatase/peroxidase subunit, encoding MSENTPPPAEPTGRQRISRRALLGGAGVGVVAAAAGGAIGRATAAEDTSGTQVVAFRGERQSGIITAAQDRLHFASFDVITDSRSDLVAMLQKWTVAAERMTRGEQTAPDGAVGLGDYTPPADTGEALGLDAANLTLTIGFGPGMFGPSASDPDRRDRFGIADRKPPALVDLPAFAAEKIESSRSFGDICVQACADDPQVAVHAIRNLARMGLGVVAVRWSQLGFGRTSSTTQSQETPRNMFGFKDGTANLRAEDTDLLDRWVWVTKEDNPANAQWMTGGTYLVARRIRMDIEPWDRANLLEQEQIVGRLKGSGAPLGQQNEFDAPDFDVTSYGAPMIPRTAHVRLAHPDNLGGVQILRRGYNFTDGSDGFGHLDAGLFFIAFNRDTGKQFVPMQQVLSRKDAMTEYLIPNGSSVFAVPPGLRPGEWWGQGLFG